The sequence ACCAGCGCGGCTGCAAGAGAGGCGGCGGTCACGGCGCGTTGCAAGGCACTGGGCACCTCCAGAAGGGGCCTTCTCCAACAGCCCCCGGGCCCGGCACCGCTCCCGCACGCTCACCGATGACCGAGACACACACGTAGACGACGCGGCCCGAGAGCGCCGTAGGGGTGTCCGAGGGCGGGTTGAAGAGCATCGCCAGGGACAGCTTCTCTTCCCGCTTGTCTCCCGCCGTGGCGGTGATGGACGGGTTCATGACCACCCTCTCCTCCTCGCTCCCGTTCAGCTCCAGCATCTCCACGGCCTTCGGCGAGTTCAGCTGCCCGGCCTGGTACCTGAGCAGAACCGGGCGACGCGTTCAGCTCGGCGCTGGCCGCCCCCGGCCGCAGCGGAGCCCCCGGCGCGCGGGGACACTCACCGGAGAATGAGCACGCACACGGCCACCAGCGAGTAGGCCAGCAGCGTGCCGATGGACATGAGGTCCACCAGGTCCTTCAGGTCAAACAGGAAGGCCATCACCGCTGCAACGAGCACACGCGGCGTGAGCACGGACCCCCtacggccggcggggccgggagccccgcgccgggcggccgaGGGGAGCCTTACCGGCCAGCAGCCCCGAGGCGACGGTGGCGAACAGCGGCGTCTTCGTGCGGCTGTTGATCCTGGCGAGGGACTTGAAGAGCAGCCCGTCCTCGGCCATGGCGTAGATCACGCGGGGCATGGGGAACATGGAGCCCAGCAAGCTGCGGCGCGGAGGAGAGGGCTCAGCGGGCGCCCGGGCGGCAGAGCCCGTGCGggccaccaccaccgccaccgccaccgccaccgccgccgcggccggccctaCCTGGTGGAGAGGGCGCAGAGCGAGCCGACGGCGACGGCGTAGCGCGCCGGCTCCCAGCCCACCGCCTTGAAGGCCTCGGGCAGCGGGCTCTCCTTGTTGAGGAGGAAGTAGGGCACCATGAGGGTGAGCGCCGCCGAGACGCCGAAGTAGGCCACGAAGCAGATGAGGAGGGACACGATGATGCCGATGGGGATGGAGCGCTGCGGGTTCCTGGCCTCCTCCCCTGCGCGGAGACAAGCGGCGCCGTCGgctcgcagccccgcggggcctcTGCACCCGCGGAGGCTGGTTAAGCGCAGCTGTCCCGtccccgggcagcgcggggcggagGAGCAGGATcgagcccagcccctgcccgcgGGAGGCACGGACACGGGATCTGCTGAGCAGATTCCTGGGGGACTGGGAGGAAAGCAAGGGCTCCCGCGCTGCAGAAGGGAAACGTTGCTCGAGGCCGGGAAATAACCGTGGGGCGGCAGCAGATCCCCAGAGCCGCCGCGTCCTCATGCCAGAGCACCGCGGCAAAACCTCCCCGGAGCCGCCGGAGCAGCCCGTTCCCACGGCAGGCAGCGAGCTGGCCCTGCTCCCGCGGCCTCACCCGTGGTGGCGATGCAGTCGAACCCCACGAAGGCGTAAAAGCACGTGGCAGCGCCCGTCAGGATCCCTTCCAGTCCGAAGGGGATGAACCCGCCCGAGCCGAAGGCCTCTTTTCTGGAAGGGAGAGACCGCGGTCACCGCCGCCGCGGGACACCTCCGGGACAGGGCACCCGGTCCAGCACGGCGGCTCTCCTCACCTGCTGTCCTCCGGCACGTCCAGGTGCGAGAGGTTCACGTAGTCCTCCTCCGTGAGCTGCCAGTTCCTGATGTGTCCCTTCACGAAGCCGGCGATGATGACGAAGCCCAGCACCACCAGGTTGACCGCCGTGAAGATCTTGTTCACCAGGGCGGACTCGCTGACGCCGaaagccagcagcactgggggcgGAGGGCGTGAGCAGGGCAGCGCTGGCCGCGCGGCCTCCCCGCAGCCTCCCCACGGCCTCCCCACGTTCCCCACGGCCTCCCCGCGTTCCCACCTACCCACCTGTGAGCAGCCCGATGAGGATCAGGGCGAAGAAGTCGGGGCGCTCGGCCAGCACCCCGGGCAGGTGCACCGTGGTCTTGTTCATGAAGAAGGTGGAGATGTGGTTGCCGATGATGTTGTCGAAGGCCGCGCTCCACGCACGGGCCACGCTGGCCGTGCCTGGCAAACGGCAAAGCTGCGCATCAGCCCGGAGCCCTGGTGAGACGCCGTCCCACGtggccacccccagcccagcaccaacCTGCCGGTCCCAAGAGCAACCCCCCCGCCACGCTGAGCCCCTGCAGCACTGAGCACTGCCCCCCGGCACAGCCCCTGGGCACGTGCCTCTGCCACCACCGTGCCACTCGCCAGGACGCCACGGGCACGTGCCACCAACGCCCggcccagctgtgcctgcacGGTCCTGGGCCACCCCAGCAGCTCCGGCAGCGCCGTGTACCTATCACGTAGGAGAGGATGAGGTTCCAGCCGGTGGTGAAAGCCCAGATCTCGCCCACGGTGACGTAGCTGTAGAGGTAGGCAGAGCCCGTCTTGGGGACGCGGGCCCCAAACTCGGCGTAGCAGAGCCCGGCCAGCACCGAGGACAGCGCGGCCACCAGGAAGCAGAGGACGATGGAGGGGCCAGCCATCTCCTTGGCCACCTCCCCTGCCAGCACGTAGACGCCGGCCCCCAGCGTGCTGCCCACGCCCAGAGCGATGAGGTCCAGCGTGGAGAGGCAGCGAGCGAAACGCGTCTCCTCGGAGCTCAGATCCACCACCCGCCGGCGGATCAGCTTCTTCCCGACGCTGGtcatttttcccccaaacatcTTGTCCTCTTGCGGGTGGTGCTCAGCTGTTCAAAACCCCTAGAAGAGAAGGGACCATGAGAGCATGAAATTCGGCATCCTGTGCCGACCTCGGGCCACGGGCAGCAGGACCCAAGGACCGGGACGCGAGCGGTGACACCACTGCCAGCCCGGACGAGCAGGAGCAGCTCCCGGCTGCCCCATCGGCACCGAGCCAGGGCCACCCCggcagggcagagctgctcgGCTTGCTCCGTCCCACCTGGGGGCCACATGGTCCCCACCCACCCGGGTCTCGCCGCAGTCCCCGGTGCCGGGAGAGTGAGCAGGGGACCGACATGGCAATGCCATCATGGGAAACGGGCTGGTTGCACAAGCGCTGTGTGGTCCACACCCTCGGGCCCCCGGGCACGTCCCAGCACTGTCTCCGAGCAACTCCTGCTCCCTTGGCAGCCCGGCGATCCCGGTGCCCAAACTCGCCTGCTGGCACATCCCGGCAGCCCGGCGCGTGGGCGGGCAGAGGCGATGGCAGGCAGACAAGCGTTCCCGCAGCTGCCGGCGAAGCTTCGGCAGCGGGCTGAGTCACCGGGACACGGCAAGTCCTCCTTCGCTCCCAGCATCCATGCTGCGCCCAGCACGGGCACGCGTGGCCGGATAGGCAGCGGCGGCAGCTGTGCAGGCCGGCGGGCTCCCGGGAGCACCGTTCGCAATCCCAGCCGGTGATGCTGGAGCATCTCGGCAtgagcccggcccggcgctgctgcCTCCTGGCACGCTCTTCCTGGCGGCTATTCCCGCGTTTCCCTCGGCATCTGGGAAACGGGACATGTTCCAGCCATGTGCCCGCAGCAGCGCTGACAACCTGTCGCGCTGTACGTGTCACCAATAACCTGTCGTGTTGTACGTGTCACCAATAACCTGTCGTGTTGTACGTGTCAGCGTGAAAACGCGCCAGCAGGAACTCACTCACGATCCCGAgcggggggggctgccggggtggCTTTGGTGGCCCCCAGCCCGGCTGCTTCCCCGGGGCCAGCGAACCTGCTCGCTCCCGAGGAACCTCCGCCCGACCCGGCCTGCTCCACCGGGAGCCCCCCCGGCTCCGGGCAGGCTTTTGGCGAGGTTTCCAGAAAACAACAAGTGTCGCCGCACCggagccgcccggcccggggccgccgccgggagccaggagccgcgCGGCACCTccgggagccgccgcggagcagcgcggagccccggcggccgcggccggagcgcggcgcggagccccgggcggCCACGTGCGGCTGATGCAAGCGCGGCACCGGTTGCGCCACCCGCCAGCGGC is a genomic window of Dromaius novaehollandiae isolate bDroNov1 chromosome 11, bDroNov1.hap1, whole genome shotgun sequence containing:
- the SLC7A3 gene encoding cationic amino acid transporter 3 → MFGGKMTSVGKKLIRRRVVDLSSEETRFARCLSTLDLIALGVGSTLGAGVYVLAGEVAKEMAGPSIVLCFLVAALSSVLAGLCYAEFGARVPKTGSAYLYSYVTVGEIWAFTTGWNLILSYVIGTASVARAWSAAFDNIIGNHISTFFMNKTTVHLPGVLAERPDFFALILIGLLTVLLAFGVSESALVNKIFTAVNLVVLGFVIIAGFVKGHIRNWQLTEEDYVNLSHLDVPEDSRKEAFGSGGFIPFGLEGILTGAATCFYAFVGFDCIATTGEEARNPQRSIPIGIIVSLLICFVAYFGVSAALTLMVPYFLLNKESPLPEAFKAVGWEPARYAVAVGSLCALSTSLLGSMFPMPRVIYAMAEDGLLFKSLARINSRTKTPLFATVASGLLAAVMAFLFDLKDLVDLMSIGTLLAYSLVAVCVLILRYQAGQLNSPKAVEMLELNGSEEERVVMNPSITATAGDKREEKLSLAMLFNPPSDTPTALSGRVVYVCVSVIAALVTVICVVLTLKVNELKAGSAGWVVALVLLVVALLIPTVIVWRQPQSNARLNFKVPFLPLLPLFSIFVNVLLMVQLSAGTWARFAIWMAVGFIIYFSYGIRNSAEEKNARQPGAAVDKPPRRPGLDPSPEAAAV